Proteins from a genomic interval of Myxococcales bacterium:
- a CDS encoding PilZ domain-containing protein, which translates to MSLGNPRDTVGGKGEARKHPRFSVDVEATVKRGGTKDFKARTRDLSLTGICLISAAPMNVGGVETVSLVLAFGHGAYSEPLVLPARVVWCTRIGASYQVGAMFEDVTDEQDSYLDMFLQFLDGTLSPRGAESADFDDETPAPEPNDLDDPFRR; encoded by the coding sequence ATGAGCTTGGGCAACCCGAGGGACACGGTGGGCGGCAAAGGTGAGGCCCGTAAACATCCGCGCTTCAGCGTCGACGTTGAGGCCACGGTCAAGCGAGGCGGGACCAAAGACTTCAAGGCCCGCACCCGCGACCTGTCCCTTACGGGCATCTGCTTGATCTCGGCGGCGCCGATGAACGTCGGCGGCGTCGAGACGGTCAGTTTGGTCCTTGCTTTCGGGCACGGGGCCTACTCCGAGCCGCTCGTTCTGCCCGCCCGCGTGGTCTGGTGCACCCGGATCGGCGCTTCGTATCAGGTAGGAGCGATGTTCGAGGACGTGACAGACGAACAAGACAGCTACCTCGATATGTTCCTGCAGTTTCTCGACGGCACCCTGAGTCCCCGAGGCGCCGAGTCGGCTGATTTCGACGACGAAACGCCGGCGCCCGAACCCAACGACCTCGACGATCCGTTTCGGCGGTGA
- a CDS encoding FAD-dependent monooxygenase — protein sequence MTSLELFVPLSAADEPLSVLAARALGWAPSAVGEVRVVRRALDARKGRPAGFRVRVDVARAGEVLAPRVEPQREPVAWPSGKAPKRVVIVGAGPTGTWAALRLIEAGFAPVIIERGKPVQPRRKDLANLQRGTLNPESNYCFGEGGAGTYSDGKLYTRSKDREGVSRILADLRRFGAPDEIEIEARPHVGSNRLPKVLTALRNHIEAHGGRYRFETTFAGLRSTDGRIVAVRLAGGDEEPADAVVLAVGHSARPVYEWAAATGVPIERKAFALGVRMEHPQPLINQMQYGPAAEHPALPAAFYELKAEASGRGVYSFCMCPGGWIVPAATEEGGVVVNGMSLSRRDSPFANSGFVVTVAPEDFGPAGAGPLAGVNFQRAVEEAAFAAGGGSLKAPAQRVTDFVAGRQSRDVPPSSYRPGLTPYPLSRVLPAAVADALRGGLQHLVSRLPALGHGDGILVGVESRTSAPVRLPRDPLTLQSPGIAGLYPGGEGAGYAGGIVSAALDGVRIAEAILRAG from the coding sequence ATGACGTCTCTCGAGCTCTTCGTTCCGCTCTCCGCAGCCGACGAACCGCTTTCTGTGTTGGCCGCGCGTGCGCTCGGGTGGGCACCGTCGGCGGTGGGGGAGGTGAGGGTGGTGCGCCGCGCTTTGGACGCACGAAAGGGGCGTCCCGCGGGGTTCCGTGTGCGCGTGGACGTCGCTCGCGCTGGCGAGGTGCTTGCCCCCCGGGTGGAGCCGCAGCGTGAACCTGTTGCTTGGCCCAGCGGAAAAGCGCCCAAGCGTGTGGTGATCGTGGGCGCAGGCCCCACGGGAACGTGGGCGGCGCTGCGGCTCATCGAAGCTGGGTTCGCGCCCGTCATCATCGAACGTGGCAAGCCCGTACAACCTCGTCGCAAAGACCTCGCAAATCTTCAGCGCGGAACCCTCAATCCTGAATCCAACTACTGTTTCGGTGAGGGTGGTGCGGGAACATATTCGGATGGCAAGCTCTACACGCGTTCCAAGGACCGTGAGGGCGTCTCGCGGATTCTCGCCGACCTTCGTCGTTTCGGTGCTCCCGACGAGATCGAGATCGAAGCGCGTCCTCACGTGGGATCGAATCGATTGCCGAAGGTGCTGACGGCCCTTCGCAACCACATCGAGGCGCATGGAGGGCGATACCGGTTCGAGACCACGTTTGCGGGGCTGCGCTCAACCGACGGACGCATCGTCGCGGTGAGGCTGGCCGGTGGCGATGAGGAGCCGGCCGATGCCGTGGTTCTCGCCGTGGGCCACTCCGCCCGCCCCGTGTACGAATGGGCTGCGGCCACGGGGGTGCCCATCGAACGAAAGGCATTTGCCTTGGGTGTGCGGATGGAGCATCCCCAGCCCCTCATCAACCAAATGCAATACGGGCCAGCGGCCGAACACCCGGCGCTGCCCGCGGCATTTTACGAACTGAAAGCCGAGGCCAGCGGCCGCGGGGTCTACAGCTTCTGCATGTGCCCTGGTGGATGGATCGTGCCGGCGGCAACGGAGGAGGGCGGCGTGGTGGTCAACGGCATGAGCCTCTCGCGCCGTGATTCTCCCTTCGCGAACTCGGGATTCGTGGTGACCGTTGCGCCTGAAGATTTCGGTCCTGCCGGAGCAGGACCTCTCGCGGGTGTGAACTTCCAGCGTGCCGTCGAGGAGGCGGCCTTCGCGGCCGGTGGAGGTTCGCTGAAGGCGCCTGCCCAGCGTGTGACCGATTTCGTTGCCGGGCGACAAAGTCGTGATGTGCCCCCGAGCAGTTACCGTCCGGGGCTTACGCCTTATCCTCTTTCGCGGGTACTTCCAGCCGCGGTGGCGGACGCTTTGCGTGGGGGCTTGCAGCATCTCGTTTCACGCTTGCCTGCGCTCGGTCACGGCGACGGCATTCTCGTCGGGGTCGAGTCACGGACGAGTGCGCCCGTTCGTCTTCCTCGCGATCCCCTCACGCTGCAGTCGCCTGGCATCGCGGGGCTTTACCCTGGGGGCGAAGGCGCCGGCTACGCCGGAGGCATCGTGAGCGCTGCGCTCGATGGTGTCCGGATCGCCGAGGCGATCTTGCGCGCTGGTTGA